In a single window of the Myxococcus guangdongensis genome:
- a CDS encoding MXAN_2756 family trypsin-like serine endoprotease, producing the protein MSRLSPLVLSLCLLALPAFAADKARPSRADLQRVLEQHTRSVVKVSGPQRTGHGVIVGAAGQVLTSVEPVGEEYVGLQVATVEHAGQALPARVLLANGALKVAVVAAPDGTYPAVAVRLLKDGDSLEGRWVVGVVPGTRGRPAKPEAAQVSRAPAPFYDVPLALPPGSPVFDGDGRLVAVVVQRTRRGCRVLPMGEVKVTLASADGP; encoded by the coding sequence ATGTCCCGCCTGTCCCCGCTCGTCCTCTCACTGTGTCTCCTCGCCCTGCCCGCCTTCGCGGCGGACAAGGCGCGGCCCTCACGCGCGGACCTCCAGCGCGTGCTGGAGCAGCACACCCGCTCCGTGGTGAAGGTCAGCGGCCCCCAGCGCACCGGACACGGCGTCATCGTGGGCGCCGCGGGCCAGGTGCTCACCTCCGTGGAGCCCGTGGGCGAGGAGTATGTCGGCCTCCAGGTCGCCACCGTCGAACACGCGGGGCAGGCCCTGCCCGCGCGCGTCCTGCTCGCCAACGGCGCGCTGAAGGTCGCCGTCGTCGCGGCCCCGGATGGCACGTACCCGGCCGTGGCGGTGCGGCTGCTCAAGGACGGCGACAGCCTGGAGGGACGCTGGGTGGTGGGCGTGGTGCCCGGCACCCGGGGTCGTCCCGCGAAGCCGGAGGCGGCCCAGGTCTCTCGCGCGCCGGCGCCCTTCTATGACGTGCCCCTCGCGCTTCCTCCCGGCAGCCCCGTGTTCGACGGGGACGGCAGGCTGGTGGCGGTGGTGGTGCAGCGCACCCGGCGCGGTTGCAGGGTGCTGCCCATGGGCGAGGTGAAGGTGACGCTCGCCTCCGCGGACGGACCATGA
- the mrtX gene encoding myxosortase MrtX, producing MTQQSVATPWRPSAVQEAVGLWALGFAGIIAAFLAFGGTSIPKLVATVGFLYLPLIPMRWRDEDYRDYGLSARAWREDLVLFLKVSALVGPLFFLAFAGFAEVLPHLPEALARHLTPLGGEVHFRLRLPPRFGEWVVDQLFVVALPEEFFYRGYLQARLRDAWPQGRKFLGARLGPAFWVTALLFALGHLAIFQTWRLSVFFPALLFGWMRERTGTVVGAALFHAACNLFVRVLEASFFGGP from the coding sequence ATGACCCAGCAGTCGGTGGCGACTCCCTGGCGCCCCAGCGCCGTGCAGGAAGCCGTGGGCCTGTGGGCCCTGGGCTTCGCGGGCATCATCGCCGCGTTCCTCGCCTTCGGCGGCACCAGCATCCCCAAGCTGGTCGCCACGGTGGGCTTCCTCTACCTGCCCCTCATCCCCATGCGCTGGCGGGACGAGGACTACCGCGACTACGGCCTGTCCGCCCGCGCGTGGCGTGAAGATCTGGTGTTGTTCCTGAAGGTCTCCGCGCTGGTGGGCCCGCTCTTCTTCCTGGCGTTCGCCGGGTTCGCCGAAGTCCTCCCCCACCTGCCCGAGGCGCTCGCGCGCCACCTCACGCCCCTGGGCGGCGAGGTCCACTTCCGCCTCCGGCTGCCGCCGCGCTTCGGCGAGTGGGTGGTGGATCAGCTCTTCGTCGTGGCCCTGCCCGAGGAGTTCTTCTACCGGGGCTATCTGCAAGCGCGCCTGAGAGACGCCTGGCCCCAGGGCCGCAAGTTCCTCGGCGCCCGGCTGGGACCCGCCTTCTGGGTGACCGCCCTGCTCTTCGCCCTGGGCCACCTGGCCATCTTCCAGACCTGGCGGCTGTCGGTCTTCTTCCCCGCCCTGCTGTTTGGCTGGATGCGCGAGCGCACCGGCACCGTCGTCGGCGCCGCCCTCTTCCACGCCGCCTGCAACCTCTTCGTGCGCGTGCTCGAGGCGTCCTTCTTCGGCGGGCCCTGA